One Glycine max cultivar Williams 82 chromosome 6, Glycine_max_v4.0, whole genome shotgun sequence DNA segment encodes these proteins:
- the LOC100795367 gene encoding probable transcriptional regulatory protein At2g25830 isoform X1 has product MRALLLLQLQALTSRVSLSSSTFVRGKSLWFDANRDNSQVRRIWSSTPVCMGRRSSKIAGRKGAQDAKKAKLYSRIGKEVVSAVKRGGPNVTSNSVLAAVLEKAKELDVPKDIVERNMKRASEKGQEAYIEKVYEVYGYGGVSMVVEVSTDKIHRSVAKIREVIKDYGGKMADSGSVTFKFKRVRVVNIKATNADKDQLLAIALDAGAEDVIDPPTYEDDTEEDRYYKIVGSSENYSSILSKLREEGIDFEPDNGSELLPNTPVEVDDEAMDLNKELMSKLLELDDVDAVYTDQK; this is encoded by the exons ATGAGAGCACTGCTTCTGCTTCAGCTTCAGGCTTTGACAAGTCGGGTTTCACTTTCCTCCTCCACCTTTGTTCGCGGCAAAAGCTTGTGGTTCGATGCAAATAGAGATAATTCCCAAGTGAGAAGGATATGGTCTTCCACCCCTGTTTGTATGGGCCGCCGTTCCAGCAAGATTGCTGGGAGAAAG GGTGCCCAAGATGCAAAGAAAGCAAAACTATACTCAAGGATAGGAAAGGAAGTCGTGTCTGC TGTAAAGCGAGGTGGTCCAAATGTAACATCCAACTCAGTTTTGGCTGCTGTACTTGAGAAAGCCAAGGAGCTTGATGTGCCTAAAGATATTGTTGAGCGCAATATGAAGAGAGCTTCTGAGAAAGGACAAGAGGCTTATATCGAGAAAGTCTATGAG GTTTATGGTTATGGAGGAGTTAGTATGGTAGTTGAGGTATCAACTGACAAGATACATCGTTCTGTGGCAAAGATTAGAGAAGTGATAAAGGACTATGGAGGAAAGATGGCAGATTCTGGATCTGTGACATTTAAGTTTAAACGTGTTCGGGTAGTAAATATTAAAGCCACTAATGCTGACAAAGATCAGCTGCTTGCCATTGCTTTAGATGCTGGAGCTGAGGATGTAATTGATCCTCCAACTTATGAAGATGACACTGAAGAGGATAG GTATTATAAAATTGTAGGTTCTTCAGAGAACTATTCATCTATACTATCTAAGCTGCGAGAGGAGGGCATAGATTTTGAGCCTGATAATGGTTCCGAGCTTCTCCCAAATACCCCGGTTGAG GTAGATGATgaggctatggacttgaacaaGGAACTTATGAGCAAATTACTTGAGCTTGATGATGTTGATGCTGTTTATACAGATCagaagtaa
- the LOC100795367 gene encoding probable transcriptional regulatory protein At2g25830 isoform X2, with the protein MRALLLLQLQALTSRVSLSSSTFVRGKSLWFDANRDNSQVRRIWSSTPVCMGRRSSKIAGRKGAQDAKKAKLYSRIGKEVVSAVKRGGPNVTSNSVLAAVLEKAKELDVPKDIVERNMKRASEKGQEAYIEKVYEVYGYGGVSMVVEVSTDKIHRSVAKIREVIKDYGGKMADSGSVTFKFKRVRVVNIKATNADKDQLLAIALDAGAEDVIDPPTYEDDTEEDRYYKIVGSSENYSSILSKLREEGIDFEPDNGSELLPNTPVEHTNVDKQTILKV; encoded by the exons ATGAGAGCACTGCTTCTGCTTCAGCTTCAGGCTTTGACAAGTCGGGTTTCACTTTCCTCCTCCACCTTTGTTCGCGGCAAAAGCTTGTGGTTCGATGCAAATAGAGATAATTCCCAAGTGAGAAGGATATGGTCTTCCACCCCTGTTTGTATGGGCCGCCGTTCCAGCAAGATTGCTGGGAGAAAG GGTGCCCAAGATGCAAAGAAAGCAAAACTATACTCAAGGATAGGAAAGGAAGTCGTGTCTGC TGTAAAGCGAGGTGGTCCAAATGTAACATCCAACTCAGTTTTGGCTGCTGTACTTGAGAAAGCCAAGGAGCTTGATGTGCCTAAAGATATTGTTGAGCGCAATATGAAGAGAGCTTCTGAGAAAGGACAAGAGGCTTATATCGAGAAAGTCTATGAG GTTTATGGTTATGGAGGAGTTAGTATGGTAGTTGAGGTATCAACTGACAAGATACATCGTTCTGTGGCAAAGATTAGAGAAGTGATAAAGGACTATGGAGGAAAGATGGCAGATTCTGGATCTGTGACATTTAAGTTTAAACGTGTTCGGGTAGTAAATATTAAAGCCACTAATGCTGACAAAGATCAGCTGCTTGCCATTGCTTTAGATGCTGGAGCTGAGGATGTAATTGATCCTCCAACTTATGAAGATGACACTGAAGAGGATAG GTATTATAAAATTGTAGGTTCTTCAGAGAACTATTCATCTATACTATCTAAGCTGCGAGAGGAGGGCATAGATTTTGAGCCTGATAATGGTTCCGAGCTTCTCCCAAATACCCCGGTTGAG CATACAAATGTTGACAAACAAACAATCCTAAAAGTGTAA
- the CCD8 gene encoding carotenoid cleavage dioxygenase, with protein MLVPDMPDINISLRNKGIYKGKRNINLRDLTKANVASPSLPLIAPPTPEERPGITHDCHHHHHVAWTSIPQERWEGELQVQGQIPLWLEGTYLRNGPGMWHIGDYNFRHLFDGYATLVRLGFRNGRLVAGHRQIESEAYRAAKKNKKICYREFSEVPKAANFLAYVGELASLFSGASLTDNANTGVVKLGDGRVVCLTETQKGSIVIDPETLETVGKFEYSDSLGGLIHSAHPIVTDEEFLTLLPDLVRAGYLVVRMEPGTNERRVIGRVNCRGGPAPGWVHSFPVTQHYVVVPEMPLRYCAQNLLKAEPTPLYKFEWHPESRAFMHVMCKTSGKIVASVEVPLFVTFHFINAYEEQDEDGRVTAIIADCCEHNSDTTILDRLRLQNLRSFNGEDVLPDARVGRFRIPLDGSPYGTLDAALEPNEHGRGMDMCSINPNYLGKKYRYAYACGAQRPCNFPNTLTKLDFELKKAKNWHEEGAVPSEPFFVARPGATEEDDGVVISIVSEKNGEGFALVLDGSTFEEIARAKFPYGLPYGLHGCWVPKE; from the exons ATGCTTGTTCCTGACATGCCTGATATCAATATCTCACTTCGAAATAAAGGCATCTACAAAGGGAAACGCAATATTAATCTGCGAGACTTGACCAAGGCAAATGTTGCAAGTCCATCATTACCTTTGATTGCCCCACCAACACCCGAGGAACGCCCAGGAATCACCCATGactgccaccaccaccaccatgttGCATGGACTAGTATCCCGCAAGAGAGATGGGAAGGAGAGTTACAAGTTCAAGGGCAAATACCATTATGGCTG GAAGGAACGTACCTAAGGAATGGTCCGGGCATGTGGCACATAGGGGACTACAACTTCCGGCACCTCTTCGACGGTTACGCCACCCTGGTGAGGCTCGGTTTCCGGAACGGCCGGCTAGTCGCGGGGCACCGGCAAATCGAGTCGGAGGCGTACCGGGCGGcgaagaagaacaagaagataTGTTACAGGGAGTTCTCCGAGGTGCCTAAGGCTGCGAATTTCCTGGCCTACGTGGGGGAGCTGGCGAGCCTGTTCTCTGGCGCTTCCCTGACCGACAACGCGAACACCGGCGTGGTGAAACTCGGCGACGGCAGGGTGGTGTGCCTTACGGAGACTCAGAAAGGGTCCATAGTGATAGACCCTGAGACGTTGGAGACAGTGGGGAAGTTTGAGTACAGTGACTCGTTGGGGGGTCTTATTCACTCCGCACATCCCATTGTGACGGATGAAGAGTTTTTGACGTTGTTGCCTGATTTGGTGAGAGCAGGGTACCTTGTTGTTAGGATGGAGCCTGGTACCAATGAGAGGAGGGTCATTGGAAGGGTCAATTGTAGGGGTGGGCCTGCACCTGGTTGGGTTCATTCTTTTCCTGTTACTCAACATTATGTTGTTGTGCCTGAAATGCCGTTGAGGTACTGTGCTcagaatttgctcaaagctgAACCTACTCCTTTGTACAAGTTTGAGTGGCACCCTGAATCCAGAGCTTTTATGCATGTAATGTGCAAGACTAGTGGGAAAATT GTGGCAAGTGTGGAAGTGCCTCTGTTTGTTACTTTCCATTTCATAAATGCGTACGAGGAGCAAGATGAAGATGGGAGGGTGACGGCCATTATTGCTGACTGTTGTGAGCACAATTCAGATACTACCATTCTTGATAGGCTTAGGTTGCAGAACCTTCGTTCGTTTAATGGTGAAGATGTTCTACCTGATGCTAG GGTTGGGCGGTTTAGAATACCACTGGATGGAAGTCCATATGGAACATTAGATGCAGCATTGGAGCCGAATGAACATGGGAGAGGCATGGACATGTGCAGCATAAACCCTAATTATTTAGGGAAGAAATACAGATATGCATATGCTTGCGGAGCACAAAGACCTTGTAACTTTCCCAACACCCTCACCAAg ctTGATTTTGAATTAAAGAAGGCTAAGAACTGGCATGAAGAAGGTGCAGTGCCCTCAGAACCCTTCTTTGTGGCACGACCAGGAgcaacagaggaagatgatg GCGTAGTCATCTCCATTGTCAGTGAGAAAAATGGAGAAGGATTTGCGTTGGTGTTAGATGGTTCCACTTTTGAAGAGATTGCTAGGGCCAAATTCCCCTATGGACTTCCATATGGGTTGCATGGATGCTGGGTTCCAAAAGAGTAA
- the LOC100796233 gene encoding protein unc-13 homolog, with product MYVVHTLDSLFFSLLLFFLSHATMAHLFRDLSLGHSKRDSTPPPPIMPPKPSAVIAADDLPSPLGQLAASLSDSDLALTAYEIFVAACRTSSGKPLSSAANHSSTNSPSQNSPNSPALQRSITSTAASKVKKAFGLKSPGSASRKSPGSGSGQGKPKRPLTVGELMRNQMRVSEAMDSRVRRALLRISAGQVGRRIESVVVPLELLQQLKASDFTDHQEYDDWQKRTLKVLEAGLILHPHMPLDKSNSAAQRLRQIVHAALDKPIETGKNTESMQVLRSAVMSLANRSYEGSYADSCHWADGIPLNLRLYEMLLQSCFDANDESSIIEEFDELMEQIKKTWAILGLNQTLHNLCFTWVLFHRFVVTGQLDLDLLSAADGQLTEVAKDAKTTKDAEYSKVLSSTLTSILGWAEKRLLAYHETFDRGNVETMQGIVSLGVAAAKILVEDISNEYRRRRRNEVNVARERIETYIRSSLRTAFAQIMEKADSSRRASKNQPNALPGLVILAKDVGSLAVNEKQVFSPILKRWHPLAAGLAVATLHACYGNELKQFISGITELTPDAVQVLRAADQLEKDLVQIAVEDSVESEDGGKAIIREMPPYEAEGAIANLVKIWIKTRIDRLKEWVDRNLQQELWSAQANQEGYAPSSVEVLRIINETLDAFFQLPIPMHPVLLPEVMNGLDRCLQYYVIKAKSGCGSRNTFLPTMPALTRCTIGSKFQGFGKKKEKSPNPQKRNPQVATNGDSSSGIPQLCVRINTLQWILGEFDVLEKRIITLLRNSESAHVEDFSNGLAKKFELSPAACLEGIQQLCEAAAYRIVFHDLSQVLWDGLYVGDPASSRIEPCLQELERKLMFISDTVHERIRTRIITEIMRASFDGFLLVLLAGGPSRAFTRKDSQIIEDDFKFLKELFWANGDGLPSELIDKFSTTARSILPLFRTDTETLIEQFRRLTMETYKSSARSKLPLPPTSGQWNPSEPNTLLRVLCYRNDESASKFLKKAYDLPKKL from the exons ATGTATGTAGTCCATACTCTTGactctctcttcttctctttgcttctcttctttctctctcacgCAACAATGGCTCATCTCTTCAGAGACCTCTCATTGGGCCACTCCAAGAGAGACTCCACGCCGCCGCCGCCGATAATGCCTCCCAAGCCCTCCGCCGTCATCGCCGCCGACGACCTCCCCTCTCCGCTCGGCCAGCTCGCCGCCTCCCTCTCCGATTCCGACCTCGCATTAACCGCCTACGAGATCTTCGTCGCCGCGTGCCGCACCTCCTCCGGCAAGCCTCTCAGTTCCGCTGCCAACCACTCCTCCACCAATTCGCCCAGTCAGAACTCGCCTAACTCGCCCGCGCTCCAGCGATCCATCACCTCCACCGCCGCCAGCAAGGTCAAGAAGGCCTTCGGCCTGAAATCCCCAGGTTCTGCCTCCAGAAAGAGCCCTGGCTCCGGTTCGGGCCAGGGAAAGCCGAAACGCCCTCTCACCGTCGGCGAACTCATGCGCAACCAGATGAGGGTTTCCGAAGCCATGGATTCCCGCGTCCGACGCGCGCTGCTCAGGATTTCCGCTGGCCAG GTTGGAAGAAGGATTGAGTCTGTGGTAGTTCCGCTTGAGTTGTTGCAGCAGCTCAAGGCTTCGGATTTTACTGATCATCAAGAGTATGATGACTGGCAGAAGAGGACCTTGAAGGTTCTTGAAGCTGGTTTGATTTTGCATCCTCATATGCCGTTGGATAAGTCAAATTCTGCGGCGCAGCGACTGCGGCAGATTGTTCATGCTGCATTGGATAAGCCTATAGAAACCGGGAAGAATACCGAGTCTATGCAGGTTCTTCGTAGTGCTGTTATGTCTCTTGCAAATAGGTCGTACGAAGGGTCTTATGCTGATTCATGCCACTGGGCGGATGGGATTCCACTGAATCTTCGGCTTTATGAAATGCTTCTGCAATCCTGCTTTGATGCTAATGATGAGTCGTCAATTATTGAGGAATTTGATGAGCTAATGGAACAAATCAAGAAGACCTGGGCAATCCTTGGGTTGAATCAAACACTGCATAATCTCTGTTTCACTTGGGTCTTGTTTCACCGGTTTGTTGTGACTGGCCAGCTGGACTTGGACCTGCTGTCTGCTGCTGATGGCCAGCTGACGGAAGTTGCAAAAGATGCAAAGACGACAAAAGATGCAGAATATTCTAAAGTTTTGAGTTCTACATTGACTTCAATATTGGGGTGGGCTGAGAAAAGGCTCCTTGCTTATCATGAAACTTTTGACCGGGGAAATGTTGAAACCATGCAGGGCATTGTCTCTTTAGGGGTAGCAGCAGCTAAGATTTTGGTTGAGGATATCTCCAATGAGTATCGCCGGAGGAGAAGAAATGAAGTCAATGTGGCACGTGAGAGAATTGAAACTTACATCAGGTCGTCACTACGTACTGCTTTTGCCCAG ATAATGGAGAAAGCCGACTCCAGCAGGAGGGCATCCAAAAACCAGCCAAATGCTCTTCCTGGCCTTGTCATCCTTGCAAAGGATGTAGGTAGCCTGGCAGTCAATGAAAAGCAAGTGTTCAGTCCAATACTTAAGAGATGGCATCCTTTGGCAGCTGGTCTTGCTGTGGCCACCCTTCATGCATGCTATGGAAATGAATTGAAGCAATTCATATCAGGAATCACAGAATTGACACCTGATGCTGTTCAAGTTTTGAGAGCTGCAGATCAGTTGGAGAAAGACCTTGTGCAGATAGCAGTTGAGGATTCAGTGGAAAGTGAAGATGGTGGAAAGGCAATTATCCGTGAGATGCCTCCTTACGAGGCTGAAGGTGCAATTGCCAACCTTGTGAAAATATGGATTAAGACTAGAATAGACAGACTGAAGGAATGGGTCGACAGAAATCTGCAGCAAGAG CTTTGGAGTGCTCAAGCAAATCAGGAAGGATATGCCCCATCTTCTGTTGAAGTTTTGCGAATTATAAATGAAACTTTGGATGCTTTCTTTCAGCTTCCAATACCAATGCATCCTGTATTGCTTCCTGAAGTAATGAATGGTCTTGACAGATGCCTTCAGTACTATGTTATTAAAGCAAAATCTGGCTGTG GATCACGAAACACATTTCTTCCAACAATGCCAGCATTGACCAGATGCACTATTGGTTCAAAGTTTCAGGGCTTTGggaagaaaaaggagaaatcTCCAAATCCTCAGAAGAGAAACCCTCAGGTTGCAACAAATGGGGATAGCTCTTCTGGAATACCCCAACTCTGTGTTCGCATAAATACTTTACAATGGATCCTGGGTGAATTTGATGTTCtggaaaaaagaataattaccCTATTACGGAACTCTGAGTCTGCTCATGTAGAAGATTTTTCAAATGGATTAGCAAAGAAGTTTGAACTATCTCCAGCCGCATGTCTTGAAGGAATCCAGCAACTCTGTGAGGCTGCAGCATATAGAATTGTCTTCCATGATCTAAGCCAGGTTTTATGGGATGGTTTATATGTTGGGGATCCAGCATCTTCAAGAATTGAGCCATGTCTTCAGGAACTTGAGCGGAAGTTAATGTTCATTTCAGACACTGTTCATGAAAGAATTCGCACACGTATTATTACTGAAATAATGAGAGCTTCCTTTGATGGATTCTTGCTTGTATTGCTTGCTGGAGGTCCCTCACGTGCTTTTACCCGGAAGGACTCTCAGATCATAGAGGATGATTTCAAATTTCTCAAGGAGTTGTTTTGGGCAAATGGGGATGGCTTGCCTTCTGAACTAATAGATAAATTTTCAACTACTGCAAGGTCTATCCTTCCCCTCTTCAGAACCGACACAGAGACCCTCATTGAGCAGTTCAGACGGTTGACCATGGAGACATATAAATCCTCTGCCAGGTCTAAACTCCCATTACCTCCTACTTCTGGACAGTGGAATCCATCAGAACCAAACACATTGTTACGTGTTTTGTGCTATAGAAATGATGAATCAGCTTCTAAGTTTCTGAAAAAGGCATATGATCTCCCCAAGAAACTTTAA
- the LOC100775505 gene encoding uncharacterized protein, with amino-acid sequence MESRASNSNSPYHYHHHHPRFKPSQPISDRIVRALRHRLRLLHRSGSTFFILGATGNVYTVTLSSSPSCTCPDRTTPCKHILFVFIRVLGVSLDDVCLRRRTLRPCQLQRLLGAPTLPEVVAGGTLRQRFHQLFFGGGSTAGPKIEMEEGATCPVCLEEMGKEQNLVACGTCRNPIHEECLIKWKRTKGRSASCVICRARWRDRVEQDEYLNLSAYVGEDDMEEPDVCTC; translated from the coding sequence ATGGAATCCCGTGCCTCCAATTCCAATTCTCCATACcattaccaccaccaccaccctcGTTTCAAACCAAGCCAACCTATTTCAGACCGAATAGTTCGTGCCCTCCGCCACCGCCTGCGCCTCCTCCACCGTTCTGGCTCCACCTTCTTCATATTAGGCGCCACCGGAAACGTGTACACGGTGACCTTATCCTCCTCACCCTCATGCACCTGCCCTGACCGCACAACCCCATGCAAGCACATTCTATTCGTTTTCATTCGAGTTTTGGGCGTGTCACTCGATGATGTCTGTCTGAGGAGGAGGACCCTTCGTCCCTGCCAGCTCCAACGCCTCCTCGGAGCGCCTACATTGCCGGAGGTGGTGGCGGGGGGCACCCTGAGGCAGAGGTTTCACCAGCTGTTCTTTGGTGGAGGGTCAACAGCAGGGCCAAAGATAGAGATGGAGGAGGGTGCCACTTGCCCGGTTTGCCTTGAGGAAATGGGGAAGGAGCAAAACCTGGTGGCATGTGGAACATGCCGTAACCCTATCCATGAAGAGTGCTTGATAAAGTGGAAGAGAACCAAGGGAAGAAGTGCTAGTTGTGTGATTTGTAGAGCAAGGTGGAGGGATAGGGTGGAGCAAGATGAGTATCTGAACCTGTCTGCTTATGTTGGCGAAGATGATATGGAAGAACCTGATGTCTGCACTTGTTAA